Proteins from a single region of Bacteroidota bacterium:
- a CDS encoding ATP-binding protein: MRSEEYILTISSSAGSIHQVERFIEDICDRFNLTNNYFGNISMAIMEAVDNAIKHGNKNCWDKKVSIRLDLEPGLLKFSVKDEGEGFNYYHIPDPTDPFSSSSEKVGRGIFIIRSMADEIHYNAPGNELTMIFYVSGISEKTFKERENKIKSYTAKAKKKITKR, translated from the coding sequence ATGAGGTCTGAAGAATATATACTGACTATTTCATCATCAGCCGGTAGTATCCATCAGGTTGAACGATTTATCGAAGATATTTGTGATCGATTTAATCTGACAAACAATTACTTTGGCAATATAAGCATGGCCATAATGGAAGCGGTTGATAATGCTATTAAGCATGGTAATAAAAATTGCTGGGATAAAAAAGTATCCATACGGCTGGACCTAGAACCGGGATTACTTAAATTCTCGGTCAAGGATGAAGGTGAGGGATTCAATTATTATCATATCCCTGATCCAACTGACCCCTTCTCTAGTTCTAGTGAAAAAGTGGGGAGGGGTATATTTATCATACGAAGCATGGCAGATGAAATACATTATAATGCCCCTGGAAATGAACTTACCATGATTTTTTATGTATCCGGAATCAGTGAAAAGACCTTTAAAGAAAGGGAGAATAAGATTAAATCATATACAGCAAAAGCAAAGAAAAAAATTACAAAAAGATAG
- the ybeY gene encoding rRNA maturation RNase YbeY yields the protein MKYDNIQFFNEDISYRLRNKKSLRSWIKDTIHHENRITGSLNFIFCSDQILYKLNISYLEHDSFTDVIAFDYSDENGVVSGDIYISIDRVKENAWQYKVIFKDELHRVMIHGLLHLMNYTDDTLKKKNLMRRNENKYLNMRSSNL from the coding sequence ATGAAATATGATAATATACAATTTTTTAATGAAGATATTTCCTATCGGTTAAGAAATAAGAAATCCTTACGATCATGGATTAAAGATACGATCCACCATGAAAACAGGATAACCGGAAGTCTAAATTTCATTTTTTGTTCTGACCAAATACTTTACAAATTAAATATTTCTTATCTGGAACATGATTCATTTACAGATGTAATTGCTTTTGATTATTCAGATGAAAATGGAGTTGTATCTGGTGATATATATATCAGTATTGACAGAGTGAAAGAGAATGCTTGGCAATATAAAGTAATATTTAAGGATGAACTTCATAGGGTCATGATTCATGGACTACTCCATCTGATGAATTATACTGATGACACTCTTAAGAAAAAGAACCTGATGCGAAGAAATGAGAACAAATATTTAAATATGCGTTCCTCAAATCTTTAA